One Pseudomonadota bacterium genomic window, CGCGCCGGATCGCCGCCCCACGCCGCGGCGTTTTCAGCCACCCAGCGCACCCCCGCCAGCGCGTCATGCACGGGCCCAGGAAAGTGACATTCGGGCGCCGGGCGATAGTCGATCGCCGCCACGATGCAGCCCGCGTGATGGCACAGGAAGCGGCAGATATCGTCATGCGTATCGAGATCGCCGCGGATCCAGCCGCCGCCATGGATATAACTGAGCACGGGCAGGGCGGATGCGCCCACTTCCGGATGGTAGATGCGTGCCGCAAGCGGCCCGCCGGGGCCCTCGAATTCGCGCGCTTCGATCCGCGCGACCGCGAGCGGCTTGCCAGCCACTGCCGCCATTTCCGCCTTCCAGATTTCGCGTGCGCGTACGGGCGTCATTTCCTCGACCGGCTCTTCCCCGCTAGGATCAAGGGAATCGAGGATTTCCTTCAGCTTGGGGTCGAGTTCCATGCCCGCTGCGGCTCAGCCCTTGAATTTTGACGAATAGCGCGGCGCCACTTCTTTGGCGAAGCGCCGCATCCAGTCATGGCGCTTGGCGCGCGGCACGCCGGTGGTGGCGATATGCAGCAGGAAACTGCCGAACCCCGCCGCCCTATAGCGCTCCAACTGGCGGCACACGGTTTCCGGCGAGCCGACGAACTGAAATTGCGACCAGCGCGGCATGGATTCGGGGTTGCACTTGTCCACCATGCTGTTGAACACATGGCTCCAGGATTTGTACGAGCCCAAATTTTTAAAATGGTCCTTGTCGCCTTCATAATGATCGACCTGCTGCTGCATGAAGGGCGGAATGAAGGTCTTGGCGTCCTCCACCGCTTCTTCGTCGGTGTCGGCAATGATGCAATTGACCATCAGCGGGATCGGCTTTGAGGTGTTGAGGCCGTGCGCCGCCGCCCGTTCATGCCAGCGCGCGATGACCTCATGCTGCTTCTCAAAATTGGCGATGGTGGTGCACATTGGGGTGAGCCCGAGATCGGCCATGATCTCGGCACTCTCTGGGCTGGCTCCGAGGGCGCCGTAAAAGTTTATTTTTGCCGTATCGCCGCGCGGGCGGATTTCGATTTCCTTCGGCACGTTCAAATGTTCGCCCTGATAAGTGAAGCGCCCTCCCTTGAGCGCCGTGGAGATGATCTCATAGCACTCACGGAATCGCGCCCGGCCCAATTCCATGTCGATGCCGAAGGCGTCATATTCCATTTTTGCGGTGCCGCGCCCGATGCCGAGATGAAGCGGCTGCTTGGTGAGCGCGTTGAGCTGGGCGATCTCTTCGGCCAGGCGCAGTGGCTCATACCAGGGCGTCACCAATACGCAGGTGCCGAGCCCAAGGTCGGGAAAGCGCGCGGCGATAAAATGCAAAAACGCCAGCGGGTTGGGTGTCGGGTAGTAGTCCGAGAAATGATGCTCGATCATATACGCGGTGGCGTAGCCCAACTCCTGGCCAAGCTCGCAATCGGCGAGGATTTCGTCGTAGCTTTCGCCGTCCGTCAGGCTCCTTTCACCTGACGGCGCGGCGACGAAGCCGAACTCAATATCCCGTTGGGCGCTGATGGTCATGTCTCTCTATCTCCATTTGTTATTGCTTGGCCGGAACGGCACGTTGCACCAGGCCCTCGACGCCACCCTGGCTGGCGCGCAAATGCGCCGCCATGGCGGCTTCCGCCGCGTCGGCATCGCCGGCCTCTAGGGCGGCAAAGATCGCTTCGTGATAGGCGTTGGCATTGTCTTCGAGTCTGCGGAACACCGCACCAATCGGAAGAAACATCGCGGCGCGAGCCTCTTCGATGGCGGCCAGCAGATAGTCGTTGCGCGCCGCCCGAGCGATGCCCAGATGAAATTCGGAATCAACCGCCATGAACTGGCTCACCGTGGCCATCGCCTGGGCTTCGTCGGCCTCTGGACGCGGCGTGGCGAGCTCGCCCATACGCTTCACATGGCGCGCCAGCGCCACCAAATCGCTCTTGCTGCGGCGTGCCGAGGCAAGCCCCGCGGCGCTGCATTCGATCGCCATGCGGTAATCGTAAATCGCCTCAATCGCCTTCAATCTGCCGGCGAGTGATTTCTCCAAAACATCGGCGTTCTGTTCCAATATCGTGAGGCCGCCCGCCGCACCGCGTTTGCTTTGCACCAAGCCATAGCCTTCCAATATCTTGACCGCGTCGCGCACGGTGGTGCGTGAAACGCCAAGCTGCTTGGCCAGTTCGCGCTCCGGCGGCAATTTGTCGCCAGCCAAAAAGCGCCCCAAATGGATCGCCCGGCGCAACTGCTCGACCACCAGCTCGCAGGCCGAGGTCGGGCGCACCGGATCGATAACGGCATGGGCTTGGCCTATGGGATGGCCCATGTAAATTCCTTTCAAATTTTAGAATGGTCTAAATATCATACCTTAGACCGTTGCACACGGCACTTGTCAGCCGCGCCACGATTTATCAACTTGTCTGTGACAGGTGAAGGAGAGACACATGGCGCAGGAAGTAACAGGCGGCGCGGTAGCGTTCGATGCCGATCTCGGCCATGCGGCGCCGAGGGGCCCGATCGCCGCACAAGGCGAATCGAGCTATCGCCGGGCGGCGCAAGCACTCGCTGCGGGGCGCTTCCAAGACGCCGCCGATTTCGCGCGGTACACAATCGAAGAAGCGCGCGAAGGGCATGAGGTGTATGCCGCCTGGGCCGATCAAACCCGGCGTTACCTGCTGCGCGAGGGCGTCAGTGCAGACACCCTCGCGGCGGAGGATGCGCGTCTCGCCGGTCTGTTGCGCCTCGACGACGGCACAGCGTTCGACGCTGCCGAGCGCTGGGCTGAATATAACCGCCTGATCGATAATTTCATATTCGCCTGCGGGGCCGGCGACAGCGCGGCGGCCGCTACCAATTTGGAAGCGGCACGGCTTTCCTGGCGCGCTACCCATGACCGCGCTTGCGATTGGTTGTACGGCCTGTTGGATGCCGTGGTGCGCCATTTTGGCGAAGCACGCATCGGCCCGCTCTGGGACGAATTGTTGGCGCCGATGTATGCGACCTATGACCGCTACGATCCCGCGGTCACGCCGTGGCCGGAGTCAATCCGCCGCTTGGTGTTGGTGGCCGCAGAATCTTTACGCGGCCATCTCAGCGGCCCCGGGCGCATGGGCGATATCGAAATAGTCGAAGAGGCGGATCGCTGGGTGCTGAGCTTTGATCCGTGCGGCACGGGCGGGCGCACGTACCGCGATGATGCAGCCGAAGGCTATACGCCGCGTATGGTGCCGCCCTATGATTTCGCCGTCACGCAAGAGGAACATGATTGGGCGTGGAACAAGAAGGGCGTCTGCGTGTACTGCGTGCATTGCTGCCAGCTCAACCAGCGCATGCCCATCGCCCGCTTCGGCTTTCCCACCCGCGTGGTGACACCGCCGACCTGGCCAGAAGCACGAACCGGTGGAAAATGCGTCTGGAGCATTTACAAAGACCCTTCAGCGGTGCCGGAGGAAGCCTACCGGGAGGTTGGCCTCGAAAAGCCGGTGCGCTTCGGCGGTACCGGAGAGGGATGAGCACATGGCGCAAATAAATTTCCAAAATCGCGGCGGTTTGGTCGCTGGCGCCGGCGGCGGCATGGGCCTCGCCATCGCCAACGGCCTAATTGAGGGCGGCGCCGATATTGTCCTGGCCGATATCAAGCCCGAGCCCCAAGGCATTGCCGCCGGTCCGGGCCGCGCGCTTTATCTACAGGGCGATTTGAGCGATGAGGATTTCGTCCGCGATGTCGTCGCCCAAACCCAAGCCCATGCCAGGCGCTTCGATTATCTCGTCAATACAGTCGGCGTGTGGTGGGGCGAAACGGATCTGTCCGTTGTCGATATCGAGCGCTCGGTGTGGGATCGGGTGTTCGACATCAATCTCGGCTCTATGATGTTGACGGCGCGCCATGCGGTGCCGCTGATGCAAGCCAATGGCGGCGGCGCCATCCTATTGATTTCTTCGATCCAGGCGCTGCGCGGTGATCCTCGCGCGCAGGACGCCTACGGAATTTCAAAGGGTGCCATCCGTACGCTGTCCAAATCCCTCGCCATCCAGTTTGCCGGCGATAACATCCGCTGCAACGCTATCTTGCCGGGCTATGTCCGGAGCGAAATGACGCGCCGCTTCGATGACAATTCAGCGCGCAGCGAGGCGGTACGCAAACGCATCCCGCTCGCCCGTTTCGGCGAGGTTGCGGATATCGCCGGGCCAAGCTTGTTCTTGCTGTCCGACGCCGCCTCGTTCATTACCGGCACGGAGTTGATCGTCGACGGCGGTACGACCGCCCTACCGTAAAGTCGGCACGACCGTCTTACCTAAAATTTCTGTCGCCTCAGCGGTGAAATCGCGCATCCGTACCGGCAGGCGTTTGGCACCCCAGGCGCCCGGCGCGCCCTCGAACACCCCGGCGCAGGGCGTGCCGCATTGGCGGCAGGCGCCGGCATCGTTCAACCCCCAGAATGAGAGCGTATAGCGGTCGCGCCCGATCAGCAGCGCCGAGCAATTATGGCAATAGGTGCTGCCGCGCCCGCGGTCGCTGACATTGCCGACATAGGCATGGCGCACGCCGTTTTTGAGTGCCGTGCGGCGCGCCAGATTGAGGGTTTGGTGCGGCGTATTGGGCTTGTCCATCATGCGGTAATCGGGATGGAAAGCGGAAAAATGCAGCGGCACATCGGGTCCGAGATGTTCGACCACCCAGGCGCTCATTTCATCGAATTCACCCTCTGAATCATTCTCGCCGGGGATCACCAGATTGGTGAGCTCGAACCAGGTGTCGGTTTCCTCTTTGAGAAATATCAGCGTCTCCAGCACATCCTTCAAGTGGCTGTTGGTGATGTTCCAGTAGAAATCCTCGGTGAACGCCTTTAAATCGACATTGGTCGCGTCCATATGGCGGAAGAATTCGGCGCGCGGCTTGGGCGAAATATAGCCAGCCGTCACCGCCACCGTAGCGATGCCGATCTCCTTACAGGCCTGGGCGATATCGATGGCATATTCCATGAATATCACGGGGTCGTTATAGGTAAAGGCGACGCTTCGGCAGCCGAGCTTCTGCGCCACTGCCGCGACTTGCTCCGGCTTGGCGCCGTCGGCCAAGGTGTCGATCTCGCGCGATTTGCTGATGTCCCAATTCTGGCAAAACTTGCAGGCAAGATTGCAGCCCGCCGTGCCGAACGACAGCGTCGGCGTGCCGGGCAGGAAATGATTGAGTGGCTTTTTCTCGATCGGATCGACGCAAAAGCCGCTCGAACGCCCATAGGTGGTGAGCACCACTTGATCACCCAGCCGCCCGCGCACAAAACACAGGCCGCGCTGGCCTTCGTTCATTTTGCATGCGCGCGGGCACACATCGCATTGAATGCGGCCATCGTCGAGCGCATGCCAATATTGCGTCGGCCAGCTTTCAGTATTTTCGTCGATGCGCTCGTCGCCGCTCATGAGGAATTTTCCGTGTGTTGTGCTAGAATGCGAGCGTAGCAAACCTATGAGAGCCTAGCCATGGCAAGCGTGCGCCAACCGGCCGTCGCCGGCACATTTTATTCGGCCGAGGCATCGGAGTTAGAAAATTCCGCAGCCGCTCATCTTAATTCGCCCTTGGCCTGGGATATTGCCGCCAAGGCGCTGGTGGTGCCGCATGCGGGTCACGTCTATTCCGGCGCCATCGCCGGCACGGCCTATGCCTCGGTGCGACACCTGGCCGCGCAAATTGAGCGCGTGGTTCTGCTCGGCCCGGCCCACCGTGTGGCGTTTAAGGGCGTCGCTGTGCCGAGCGCCGATGCCCATGCCACGCCGCTTGGCAATGTACCGGTCGATTGGCCGGGCGTCGCGACTGCGCTGGCGCTGCCGCAAGTGCATATCAACGATGCCGCGTTCGAAAATGAGCATTCGCTGGAAGTGCATCTGCCGTTCCTGCAACGCGCTCTCGGCGATTTCGCCCTGGTGCCGCTGCTGGTCGGTGATACCAAGCCCGAAGGGGTGGAGCAGGTGCTGCAAAAATTATGGGGCGGGCCGGAAACCCTGATCGTCATCAGCACCGATCTCAGCCACTTTCATGATTATGCCGAGGCACAAAAGCTCGACGCGAGCGCCACCCGCGCAATCGAGACCTTCAATGTCGAAGGCTTGAGCGGCGAGCTTGCCTGCGGCTTCCGCCCGCTTTCCGGCCTGTTGCGCGCCGCGCAGCGGCTTGACCTCCGTCCGACGACGCTCGATGTGCGCAATTCCGGCGATACGGCGGGCGATAAAATGCGGGTCGTCGGTTACGGCTCTTATGCGTTCGAATATTCCGGCGCCGCGCGCACGCCCGACAAATACCGCACGCCGTTCCTTGATATCGCCCAACAATCGATCCGCCACGGCATCAAGACCGGTGCCTGCCCGAATGTTGACCTATCGGGCTTTCCGTATCCGATGCGCACCCACCGGCGCACATTTGTCAGCGTCCACACCGGCGGCAAGCTGCGCGGTTGTGTCGGCTCGCTGGTTGCCAACAATCCGCTGATTGCCGATGTCGTGCAAAACGCCTACCGCGCCGCCTTCGAGGACAAGCGCTTCAAGCCGCTTACCGAAGAGGACCTGGTCGAGACCGATATTTCAATCTCCATTCTCAGCACGCCGCGGCCCATGGTTTTTCGCAATGAGGCCGATCTTGTGGCACAGATCCAGCCCGATACCGATGGCCTGATCCTGCAAGACGGTAACAAGCGCGGCATCTTTCTGCCCGTCGTGTGGGAGCAGATTTCTGAGCCGCGCGAATTCCTGCGCCACCTCAAAAACAAGGCCGGCTTGCCGCTTGACCATTGGTCAGACGGCATCAAGCTGTGGCGCTACACCACCGAATCCTTCGCCACCAAATTCGCGCCAGCGCCGGCCGACGCTTAACGACTGGCAATCACCGCCGGTGCGAGACGATCTGGCGGCGGCGGCAGCCACATCCAGACAGGACCCAGCCCGCGCTGCGACGCAGCTGAAATCTTGGCAGTTTCGGCGTGCTGGCCGCGAGCCTTAGGTTTGCTCGCTGGCGCGCGCGAGCGCGAAGACGCGGGATCCTTGATGCTGTCGAGAAAACCGAGCTGGAAAGTATCTTTGGAATCGGCGAACGCAGGAATTGCGACTATATGAACCGTGAATGCCGCGCTCAAGGCGAGCGCCAGGGTGGCGTATAGGGGGATAAAACTTAGCGGCATACTTTGCCTCCATAGTTGAGCTAACTGCTGCCTAGTCCTATGGCTTAGTACGGTAAACCGATGAGGTTTCCGATTGCTTAAGCGTTATGCTTAACGGGCCAATATTTCGAACGGCCCATGATCGGCGAGCGCGGTTTCGAGTGCCTCGGCAACCTGCCCGGCCCACAGCGCAGCACCCTCCGCTGTGTCGATCAAATCCTGGCGAATTTCGATTTCGATATGCGGCAAGCCAAGTTTCTGGCCATACTCAGGGATCGAATAGTCGGACGGGCCGACAATCGCATAGGGTTCGTTGTCGCCGATGCAGATGCCGGGCACCAAGGCAGAGAACGCCGCCTGCAGCGGCGCCACCAGCCGCCCGTCATGCTCCCACAGGAGGCCGATCTGCCACGGCCGCGCCTCGCCGCCGCTCATTTGCGGTGTGAAGCTATGCACCGCGACAAAGAGCGGTATTTTCCCGCCGGCGATCAGCCGGTCGAGCGCGCCGGCAACTTGCCGGTGATAGGGCCAAAATAGCGCGTCCGCCCGCGCCGCCGCCTCCACTGCCGAGACGCCTTGGTTAGCGGGAATTTCACTGCCGTCGCTCACCGGCGGTATCGAAGTCGGCGAGGTAAGCGGGCGGTTGCAATCAATGACGAGGCGCGAATATCCGGCGAGGAATGCCGTTGCGTCCAGCCGCTCGGCGAGATGGCGGGTTACTGCGGCCGCACCAATGTCCCAGGCGATATGGCGGCTGAGATCGCCCTCCGTCAGGCCAAGCCCGTTCATATGGCCGGGCACAGCGCGGCTTGCATGGTCGCACGTGAGTAGAAAGCGCGATCCCCCCACCGGGTTAAACCGGGTGAAGGGCGGCGGATCGTTGGCATTGAGCCGTGCCGGATCGAAGGGCGGCGAATCGTTCATGGCGGTCATATTGCCAGACAACAAGCGCCGGCTCGACTATGATCATCGCCAAGAAAATTTTCCGGAGAGCTGAAAATGGCTGATGGTCAAACCGGTCTCACGCGCGACGTGCCCCTGGAGCCGGGCCGCGCGGCGCTGTTGATCGTCGATGTGCAGAATTATTGCTGCGCCCGCAGCGGCAGCGCGTTCGACGGTTTGGACGAAGCCGGGTTCGAAGCCAAGTATGGCGATTATTTCCGCCGCCTTGAGCGCCAGACGATCCCCAATCTGCAAGCGCTGATCGCCGCCTGCCGCGCCGCCGGCGTCGAGGTCATATACACGGTGATCGAAGCGCTTACCCGCGATGGCCGCGATCGCGGCCTCGATTACAAGATCACCGGCTTTCTCGTCCCGCGTGGCTCGCCCGACGGCCGCGTGATCGCCGCCATCGCGCCCGGCGACGACGAGATCGTGTTGTTGAAATCAGCGTCCAGCGTCTTCAATTCGACCAATATTGAATATGTGCTGCGCAATCTCGGTGTCGAACGGCTCGCCATTTGCGGCGTCTATACCGAGCAATGCGTCGAATCTGCGGTGCGCGATGCCTGCGACCGCGGCTTTCTGGTCACCCTTGTGGGTGATGCCTGCACGACGCCGTCGCAAACCGCACATGACAATTCACTACAGGCGATCAAGGGCTATTGCCGGACCGTCAACACGGCGGATTTGGTGACGGAGCTGAACGGCTATCGCCAGCGCCGCGCCAGTTAATCTTCTTAACCTCAGCATAGGAGCGCGCCATGAGTGGCGATTCGCCGGTGATCAATCTCGATGAAATCGAAATGGAACAGTGCGGCCCGTTCGGCGAATCCGGTGACTTCGAGGCGCAAATGGGCGCTATCGGCAGAGAAATCGGCGCGCAAAAACTCGGTAGTCGCTTGGTCGTGGTGCCACCGGGCAAGCGCGCATGGCCGTTTCACCTGCACTACGCCAATGAGGAAATGTTCGTGATCCTGTCCGGCTCGGGGATGCTGCGCTACGGCGAACAAACCTTTCCGCTGCGCGGTGGCGATATCGTCGCGGCACCGCCCGGTACCGGCAAGGCACATCAGATCATCAATGATTCAGACGGTGAGCTGCGCTATCTCGCGATCAGCACCATGGAGCATCCGGAAGTGGCGGAGTATCCCGATTCCGACAAGATCGGCGTGGTTGCCGGGGCGCCGCCCGGCCGCCGGCCCTACGACCTGTTCTATTTCGCCAAGCGCGAATCAGGCGTTGATTACTGGGACGGCGAATCTTGAGGCTCTGCCCGATGGCGCTCGTAAACCGGGCGGGGGGTGGCTAATTTGCCAAGCGCTGCTTGAACAGGGTGATATCGTCGGGGGTGGTGCGCCCGGCCGCTGCGCCCGATGCCAACGCGTAGAGATCAGCTTCGATGGCGGCCTCGGTGATGGCGCCGGCCTGGATCGCCGGCCTGGATCGCCAGCCGGATATCGCCGGCGTTTGATAGCGCGCAGGCGCCGGTATCGGCGAAGACGCGCGCTCGCGCCAAGGTGGCGCAACAGATGATATCGGCCCAGTTTCTCAGAATTTGCGATAGCTACCACAACAATTACATGAATGTTGCGCGTTGATGTGGAGAAGTTTGGCTACATCTCGACTCGATTCTAGGTAAGATTAAAGTAAGATAAGACTGGCACTATTCGCAGTTGAGATTTTCATTTCCGATTCGATTACAAATAGATAAAGAGCCTTGCAGGTCACGCGACACAATTCCCCAGGGCCGTTCGCTTCAAAGGACGAGGCGGCGGAGGGCGCCGCTGGCGGCGCGGATAGCAGGCTGATTGCCGCTCAGGAGGAGAATCTCGCCCTCAAGGCCGAGTTGGAGCGCTACCGCCTCGCGGCCCTGGCGTCGCGCGAAAGCCTGTGGGAGTTGGATATCGCAACCGGCGACATCTGGTATTCGCCGCAAATTCTCGAAATGCTTGGCTGGGAAGGCCACGAGCGGGGCAGCCCGCAGGGGCTAATCGTCAGCTCCGACGACTGGATTGCTGAGGTTCATCCCGAAGATTTGGGCTTCGCCATGGAGGCGATCAAAGCCCATATAAAACATCACGCGGCCTACGACCTGGAATACCGCTTTCGCAGGCCGAGCGGCGAGTATCGTTGGCTGCGGATGACGGGACAGGCCATACGCGACGAAACGAATTTCGCGACGCGCATGGTGGGCGTGGTCAGCGATGTTACTGAGCGCAAGCTGGCGGAGCAGGCGTTGCGAGAGAGCCAGGCCGAATCCGAAGCCGCGCGCAGCTATCTCACCAACGCGCTGCAGAGCATGCGCGACGGCTTCGGCATTTGGGACGCGGATGAACGCCTGGTGATATTCAACGAGTCGTTCCGCACGTTGGCCGGCGAGGCAGCGGATTTCTATCGGGTGGGAGTGGCCTTCGAGGATGTCATCCGCCAAGGCGCTGAGATCGGCCAGTGGTATCTCGGTGAGGGCGGCGTGGAAGGCTTTGTTGCGGAACGCTTGGCCAGTTTCAGGGCCGGCGAGACATATGAACTGCGTCGCAGCGACGGCACCTGGATGGAAGCCCTCGACCACAAGGCGGAAGGCGGGCAAACCATCAGCTGCCGCATCGACATCACCGCGCGGAAACACACCGAGGAGGCGCTGCGCCGAAATGAGGCGAACCTCAAAGCGGCGCAGCAGATATCCACTATCGGCAATTGGGAGATTAGCGACGACGAGGATGCCGGCGAGTGGTCGGACGAGGTTTACCGGATATTTGGGCGTGACAAGGACGCGTTCGGCGCCTCTTACAACCGCTTCCTTGAATGCGCCCATCCGGACGATCGCGAGATGGTAAAGAGCGAAATCGCGCAGGGTATGGCCGCGGGGGTAGCCTTCTCCTTCCGGCACCGGATCGTCCGCCCGGGCGGCGAGGTGCGCCACGTGCTGGAGCGCGCGGTTCCGCGTTGGGCGAAGGACGGAACCGTGATCGGTGGCGCCGGTACGGTGCAGGACATTACCGAACAAACAGAATTGGACGAGGCGCTGCGTCACAGCGAGCACCGGCTGCGCGAAGCCCAACGCATTTCCAGTATCGGCGACTGGGAATCTGTCGGCGCCTCGAGAAAGCGCCGTTGGTCGGACGAGATTTACCAAATTCTCGGACGCGATCCAGAGACCTATGCGTCAAGCTACGATAACTTCTTGGCTTGTATCCATCCGGATGACCAAGATCAGGTCGAAGCTTCGATTCGTACAGGGGTGGCGTCGGGCAAGCCGTATTCCTTCGAGCACCGCATTGTCCGCCCGGATGGTAGCGTGCGCCATGTCCTTCAGCGGGCGCTCGCCCGCCGTGCCGAAAACGGCGAAATGGGCACGGTCGGCACCGTTCAGGACATCACCGAGCGCATGGAGATGTTGGAACGGCTGCAGCAGGCGCAGAAAATGGAAGCCGTCGGTCAGCTCACCGGTGGCATTGCTCATGATTTCAACAATCTGCTGACGGTGATCATCGGCAATCTCGATTTGCTCAAGGAAACGGTGGAGCAAAATTCCGACAAGATCGATTTGATCGACCGCGGCGTGCGTGCCGCCGAGCGCGGCGCCGATCTGACCCACAGGCTGCTCGCCTTTTCGCGCCGGCAGACGCTCTTGCCGGTGGCGGTGGATCTCAACATGCTGATCTCGGGCATGATCGAAATGCTGCGCCGCACACTGGGCGAAACGATCACTATCTCGACCCGCGAGCCGGCCGATTTGTGGCTGTGCGAGGCGGACAAGTCGCAGTTAGAGAATGCGCTGTTGAATCTGGCGATCAACGCGCGCGACGCGATGCCAGATCGCGGTAAGCTGTTGATCGAAACCGCCAATGTTGAATTCAGCGAGGACGAGGGCGGCGTCCTCAATATCGAGCCCGGTTGCTATGTAAAGCTACGCATTGCCGATACCGGCAGTGGGATCGCTGCGGAAATGCTGAATCATGTGTTCGAGCCTTTCTTCACCACCAAGGATGTCGGCAAGGGTTCGGGCCTGGGGCTCAGCATGGTTTACGGTTTCGCCCGTCAATCCGGCGGCGTCGTGATGATCGACAGCGCGCTGGGCAAGGGTACCGCGGTCTCGCTCTATCTGCCGCGCGCGAACGACGGGACGGTACGCGGCGCGGAAAGTCTCTCCCATATTGAGGTCTTGCGCGGCAACGAAGAGCGCATCCTGGTCGTTGAGGACGACCGCGGCGTGCGCGACCAGACGGTCAACCTGTTGCTGTCGCTCGGATATCGCGCCTATCCGGTGGATTCAGGGCAGGCCGCATTGAAGCAATTGGCGGAGATGCCGTCGTTTGACCTGTTGTTGAGCGATGTCGTGCTGCCCGATTTGAATGGCCCGTCTCTGGTCGAGATCGCCCGGCGGCAGGACCCCGATATCGCCGTCTTGTACATGACCGGCTACGCCGATGGCGCCTTCGAGCACCATGCCGAGGAAAAT contains:
- a CDS encoding PAS domain-containing protein; this encodes MQVTRHNSPGPFASKDEAAEGAAGGADSRLIAAQEENLALKAELERYRLAALASRESLWELDIATGDIWYSPQILEMLGWEGHERGSPQGLIVSSDDWIAEVHPEDLGFAMEAIKAHIKHHAAYDLEYRFRRPSGEYRWLRMTGQAIRDETNFATRMVGVVSDVTERKLAEQALRESQAESEAARSYLTNALQSMRDGFGIWDADERLVIFNESFRTLAGEAADFYRVGVAFEDVIRQGAEIGQWYLGEGGVEGFVAERLASFRAGETYELRRSDGTWMEALDHKAEGGQTISCRIDITARKHTEEALRRNEANLKAAQQISTIGNWEISDDEDAGEWSDEVYRIFGRDKDAFGASYNRFLECAHPDDREMVKSEIAQGMAAGVAFSFRHRIVRPGGEVRHVLERAVPRWAKDGTVIGGAGTVQDITEQTELDEALRHSEHRLREAQRISSIGDWESVGASRKRRWSDEIYQILGRDPETYASSYDNFLACIHPDDQDQVEASIRTGVASGKPYSFEHRIVRPDGSVRHVLQRALARRAENGEMGTVGTVQDITERMEMLERLQQAQKMEAVGQLTGGIAHDFNNLLTVIIGNLDLLKETVEQNSDKIDLIDRGVRAAERGADLTHRLLAFSRRQTLLPVAVDLNMLISGMIEMLRRTLGETITISTREPADLWLCEADKSQLENALLNLAINARDAMPDRGKLLIETANVEFSEDEGGVLNIEPGCYVKLRIADTGSGIAAEMLNHVFEPFFTTKDVGKGSGLGLSMVYGFARQSGGVVMIDSALGKGTAVSLYLPRANDGTVRGAESLSHIEVLRGNEERILVVEDDRGVRDQTVNLLLSLGYRAYPVDSGQAALKQLAEMPSFDLLLSDVVLPDLNGPSLVEIARRQDPDIAVLYMTGYADGAFEHHAEENKSTGLINKPFTKAQLARSVHDALRRL